In the genome of Corythoichthys intestinalis isolate RoL2023-P3 chromosome 19, ASM3026506v1, whole genome shotgun sequence, one region contains:
- the ism2b gene encoding isthmin-2, with protein MRQEVVRRLRVSLVMFSVLLLSLATGFPSRHRNAAHKGHGHVVHSDGIQYDPDAFETQNQVQSLPEPPSHQRKWTHPQHRSVGVLPQPEPEEETKPFILDLKNFPELANADLNSQNPNIQVTIEVVDDPQMEVEMDLAKDNDWIPSSSSSPSSSVDWLGGKKLYWPLFWSYTDSGEDGTSRSTLEETAEEEEEDYSLYGSEEPSLSGIGGDWGSYWNEGWDPIQTYYEKETDEWTPWSPCSVTCGPGERKRTKSCGYSCTLTEASKCDLEPCPGEVNTVVEPFPFDMENGTEPFGTDVDSCEKWLNCKSDFLQRYLRQVFLELPSCPCSFPSEVAYTVVSVYDDSRGRTFRWRDASGPKERLDIYKPSARSCIRSALSGDSSTLAAQHCCYDERGRLITRGKGAGMPNLISTEFSPELHFKVDVLPWILCKGDWSRFHAVRPPNNGLECPENPHEDVFMNELEEAREY; from the exons GGTCACGGCCACGTAGTTCACAGCGATGGGATCCAGTATGACCCTGACGCTTTTGAGACGCAGAACCAGGTGCAAAGCTTGCCGGAGCCCCCCAGCCATCAGAGAAAGTGGACCCATCCCCAGCACCGCTCTGTTGGAGTACTTCCTCAGCCAGAACCCGAGGAGGAGACCAAGCCCTTCATCCTTGATTTGAAGAATTTCCCAGAACTGGCCAATGCCGACCTGAACTCGCAGAACCCCAACATACAG GTCACCATCGAGGTGGTGGATGACCCCCAGATGGAGGTCGAGATGGACCTGGCCAAGGACAATGACTGGATACCATCCTCGTCTTCCTCTCCCTCTTCCTCAGTAGATTGGCTAGGAGGCAAGAAGCTTTACTGGCCGCTTTTCTGGAGTTACACAGACTCCGGGGAGGACGGCACCAGCCGCTCAACTTTAGAAGAAACTGCCGAGGAAGAGGAAGAAGATTATTCTCTGTACGGCAGCGAGGAGCCCTCACTCAGCGGAATTGGCGGGGACTGGGGTAGTTACTGGAATGAAGGCTGGGATCCAATACAGACCTACTATG AGAAGGAAACGGATGAGTGGACTCCGTGGTCTCCTTGTTCGGTCACATGCGGACCCGGTGAGAGGAAAAGGACAAAGTCATGTGGCTACTCTTGTACTCTGACTGAAGCCTCCAAGTGTGACCTGGAGCCCTGTCCTG GTGAAGTTAATACTGTGGTTGAGCCTTTTCCTTTTGATATGGAGAATGGCACCGAACCATTTGGAACAG ATGTGGACAGCTGTGAAAAGTGGCTCAACTGCAAGAGCGACTTCCTCCAGCGGTACCTCCGGCAGGTGTTCTTGGAGTTGCCCAGCTGCCCTTGCTCCTTCCCTTCTGAAGTGGCGTACACCGTAGTCAGCGTTTACGACGACTCCCGCGGACGGACGTTCCGATGGCGTGACGCCAGCGGCCCTAAGGAGCGCCTAGACATCTACAAACCGTCCGCCCGCAGCTGCATCCGCTCGGCGCTCTCCGGCGACTCATCCACTCTGGCGGCGCAGCACTGCTGCTACGACGAGCGCGGGCGACTCATCACCAGAGGGAAAGGCGCCGGCATGCCTAACCTGATCAGCACCGAGTTCTCGCCAGAGCTGCACTTCAAAGTAGACGTGCTGCCCTGGATCCTGTGTAAGGGAGACTGGAGCCGCTTCCACGCTGTCCGACCGCCCAACAACGGCTTGGAGTGTCCCGAGAACCCCCATGAGGACGTGTTTATGAACGAACTAGAGGAGGCCAGAGAGTACTGA